Proteins from one Gemmatimonadales bacterium genomic window:
- a CDS encoding efflux RND transporter periplasmic adaptor subunit: MRNDMVSGVRRMARGAQFLVVLTAAACAKKAAPRQGRAPVAVTIAPVRRESVPFDVTAIGGVTPMQTASVVSQVDGIVTDVLFSEGQDVGKGQPLFRIDARPYQASYDQALAVLARDRATAAYDAKEAARYDTLAAERSVTREQDEQARATAAAAAATVDADQGALNTAKFNLDNTTIKAPITGRTGSLLVHIGNVVHASGGSPLVVINQVRPTLVRFAVPGSILPLILHYGGRGGLPVTARPSDAPNIAGASDTSATSQAPHEAPAQAGVPLSGTPVGESQGKLSFIDNTVDTATATLLLKATFPNTDGTLWAGQIVSATLRLYVEDSALVVPTVAVVAGQNGSYVWIVDSSNAAQQRPVVVERAAGDISVISSGVQNGEQVVTVGQSRLSPGAPVSFGMNPDSAGGGGGRSAGGRGRGRGRNGGRGGGGGGGRSGGAAPTP, translated from the coding sequence CGGTGACGATCGCTCCCGTCCGACGCGAATCGGTCCCCTTCGACGTGACCGCGATCGGCGGCGTCACGCCGATGCAGACGGCGTCGGTGGTGTCGCAGGTCGACGGCATCGTGACCGACGTCCTCTTCTCCGAAGGGCAGGATGTTGGCAAGGGGCAGCCGCTCTTCCGGATCGATGCGCGACCCTATCAGGCGTCGTATGACCAGGCGCTCGCTGTCCTCGCCCGTGATCGGGCCACTGCGGCGTACGACGCCAAGGAAGCCGCCCGCTACGATACCCTCGCGGCGGAGCGAAGCGTCACGCGCGAGCAGGATGAGCAGGCGCGCGCCACGGCAGCGGCGGCCGCGGCAACGGTCGATGCCGACCAGGGTGCGCTCAACACCGCCAAGTTCAATCTCGACAACACGACCATCAAGGCGCCGATCACCGGGCGGACCGGGTCGTTGCTGGTACATATCGGCAACGTGGTGCACGCCTCAGGCGGGTCGCCGCTGGTGGTGATCAATCAGGTCCGGCCGACGCTGGTGCGGTTCGCCGTCCCCGGGTCGATCCTTCCGCTGATCCTTCACTATGGCGGGCGCGGCGGCCTCCCGGTGACTGCGCGGCCGAGCGATGCGCCCAACATCGCGGGCGCGAGCGATACGTCGGCGACAAGCCAGGCGCCGCACGAAGCGCCCGCGCAGGCCGGGGTGCCGCTGTCCGGGACGCCGGTCGGTGAGTCGCAGGGGAAACTCTCCTTCATCGACAACACCGTCGACACGGCAACAGCCACGCTGCTCCTCAAGGCGACCTTCCCGAACACCGACGGCACGCTCTGGGCCGGCCAGATCGTCTCGGCGACGCTTCGCCTCTACGTCGAGGACAGCGCGCTCGTGGTGCCGACCGTGGCGGTCGTTGCCGGCCAGAACGGGTCGTATGTCTGGATCGTCGATTCCTCCAACGCGGCGCAGCAGCGGCCCGTGGTGGTCGAACGGGCCGCTGGTGATATCTCCGTCATCTCGTCCGGGGTGCAGAACGGTGAGCAGGTGGTGACCGTGGGACAGTCGCGGCTCTCGCCCGGCGCACCGGTGAGCTTTGGCATGAACCCGGATTCCGCGGGCGGCGGGGGAGGCCGGAGCGCTGGCGGACGAGGCCGTGGACGCGGGCGCAACGGCGGTCGCGGCGGCGGTGGGGGCGGAGGTCGTTCGGGCGGAGCCGCGCCAACACCATGA